CGCCCAAGAGTTTGCTGCGTCATATTGAAGCGGTGTCGCCGCTCGAAGATTTCAGCAAAGGTGCTTTCCGCAAAATATTGCACGACAAATCGGGACTTAACGCCGAGGGTGTTTCAAAAGTCATTCTTTGTTCCGGTAAGATTTACTACGAGCTGGACAAGAAACGCGAAGACCTGAAACGTCATGATGTCGCCATTTTGCGCGTCGAGCAGTTGTATCCGTTGCGCGACGAAGAAATTGCCGAGGCGCTGGCTCCTTACGGCCCGGACGTTCCCGTCGTCTGGGTTCAGGAAGAACCGGCCAACATGGGCGCGCTGCCGACGTGGATTATTCGCTTTGGCGAGTCAATTTGCGGCCATCCGTTTTCGGGAGTCAGCCGCGCGGCATCGGCCTCGCCCGCGACGGGTTCAGCGTCGAGCCACAAGCAGGAGCAGGAGCAGGTTTTGAACGAAGCATTTAGCTAAATCAAAAGTACGGTCGATTTCGACCGTACTTTTTTGTGAGGAATTATGGCGATTGAACTGGTTGTGCCCAAAGTCGGCGAGAGTATCACGGAAGTTGAAATCGGCGATTGGCTGAAAAAAGAAGGCGACAGCGTCGCGCAGGATGAAAGCGTTGTTGTTATCGATACGGCCAAAGCGACGGTTGAATTACCCGCGCCCAGCGCTGGCGTGATTACCAAGGTGCTCAAGCAAAGCGGCGAAGTTGCGATGGTCGGCGAAGTGATTGGTCACATGGAAACCGCTGGCGCTGGCGCTTCTGCCGCGCCGTCCTCGAACGCACAGCCGTCGCCCGAATGGGAAAAGACGTCGCAAACTTCGGCAAGCGATGCTGGAATTACATCGGAATTATCGTCGGCAAACGCACCAACAGGCGGCCTTGAAAACGACCTCACGCACAACCAGGTAACGAGCGGTATTCAACCAGCCGGTGATGATGCTCCAGGCGATCCTTCGGTTAAAGCCACCGGTTTCGTGATGCCGGCTGCACAGGCAGCCGCCGCGCAAAATGGCGTCAATGCTGAAGCTTTGGCGGGAAGCGGCCCAGGCGGTCGCGTCCTCAAGGAAGACGTGCAGCGCGCGGCGAGTGCGCCCCAGGCGACAACTCAAACGCCTGCACCCAAGGCCGTTCAACCCGCCCCAACTCAAGCTCTTGCCCCTACTCCAGGGACAACTCCGCTGGCGAATGCGTCTGGTGACGAAGATATTGTGCCGATGAGCCTGCTTCGCCGCACAATTGCCACGCGCCTGGTCGAAGCGCAGCAGAATGCGGCCTTGCTTACCACGTTTAACGAAATCGATATGGGCGCTGTGATGAAGATGCGCTCGGAACATCAAGATTTGTTCACCAAGCGTTACGGCGTCAAGCTCGGCTTTATGTCGTTCTTCGTCAAAGCCGCGATTGATGCGCTCAAGCAAACGCCCGCGCTCAACGCCGAGATTCGTGGCAAGAACATCGTTTATAAGAATCATTACGACATTGGCGTGGCGATTGGCGGCGGCAAAGGTTTGGTTGTGCCCGTCATTCGCGGCGCCGAACGGTTGAGCTTTGCCGAAATCGAAGTCGCGATTGGCGAATACGCTGGACGCGCCAAGAATAATACGCTTCCGCCCGAAGCGCTTGAAGGCGGCACGTTTACCATCACCAACGGCGGCATTTACGGTTCGATGATGAGCACGCCGATCATCAACCCGCCACAAAGTGGAATCTTGGGAATGCACGCGATTCAAGAGCGTGTGATGGCCGTCAACGGGCAGGTTGAAATTCGCCCGATGATGTACGTCGCGTTGACTTACGACCACCGCATTGTCGATGGCCGTGAAGCGGTGACATTCCTCAAGCGCATCAAAGATTGCATCGAAAATCCAGCGCGCATGCTGATCGAAGTTTAGAAATTTAATCGCAGAAAAAACGATTCAAGAGTACGGTCGATTTCGACCGTACTCCTCTCTGTGTGCTCTGGCATTCAACTCTTATGGAATCTTTTGACATTCTCATTATTGGCGGTGGGCCGGGCGGTTATCCGGCAGCGATTCGCGCGGCGCAATTGGGCAAAAAAGTCGCGTGTATCGAAAAAGAATCGCAATTGGGCGGCACCTGCGTGCGTGTTGGTTGCATTCCCTCCAAAGCATTGCTTGAATCGAGCGAACGTTTTCTGGCCGCGCAGCACGAACTGCAAACGCATGGCGTTCTAGTCGATAATGTGCGCGCCGATGTGCCAACGATGCAGAAGCGCAAAGACAGCATCGTAAAATCGAACACGGCGGGCGTCGAGTTCCTTTTCAAGAAAAATAAGATTAAGCGCTATTTAGGAACGGCAACATTCGTTTCGCCAACGCGCGTCCGGATTGGTGACGAAGAAATCGAAGCCGCGAAAATCATCATCGCCACCGGTAGCCGTAGTGCGCCGCTGCGCGGCGTCGAAGTAGATGGCGAGCGCGTCGTCACCTCGACTGAAGCCCTTTCGTTCCCAGAAGTCCCGAAACATCTGGTCATTATTGGCGCGGGTTACATCGGCTTGGAATTGGGTTCGGTGTGGCGTCGTCTGGGTGCAGAAGTGACGGTTCTCGAATTTCTGCCGAAGATTTTGCCCGGCATGGATTCCGACGTCGCGAACGAAGCCTTCAAGATTTTCAAGAAGCAGGGATTGAAATTCCAACTGGGAACCAGAGTCACGGCTGCACGAAAGGATGGCAACGAAGCCGTTGTCGAAATCGAAGGCGGCGAGCCGATTCGCGCCGACCGCGTTTTGCTTTCGGTTGGGCGCATTCCGAATACTGAAGGCTTGGGATTGGAAGCCTCTGGTGTTGCGCTCGATGAACGTGGGCGCATCGTTATCGACAAAGATTTTGCCACCAACGTACCGAACATTTACGCAATTGGCGATGTCGTCGCCGGGCCGATGCTGGCGCACAAAGCGACCGAAGAGGGTATTGCGTGCGTCGAGAAAATCGTCACCGGCTACGGGCACGTCAATTACGACACGATTCCGGGCATCGCCTACACTGAGCCGGAAATCGCGGGCGTTGGGGCAACCGAAGACGCGCTCAAAGAACGCGGCGCGAAATATCGCAAAGGCGTGTTTCCATTTTCCGCAAGTGGTCGAGCGCGCTGCATCGGCCACACCGATGGTTTTGTAAAAGTGCTCGCCGATGAAGAAACCGACCGCGTTTTGGGCGTGCATATTATCGGGCCGCGCGCTGGAGACTTAATCGCGGAAGCCGTTGCCGCGATGGAATTCGGCGCGTCAAGCGAAGACATCGCGCGCACCTGCCACGCGCATCCGACGCTGTCAGAGGCATTGCACGAAGCCGCTCTTGCCGTCGATGGCCGCGCACTTCATATTTAAACTTCAATCCAAGCAGAGTACGGTCGAATTTGACCGCACTCTTTTTATGCAATTTCTCGATTGGACTTTCGATTCGACAGAAGAAAATCTCGCCCTCGAAGAAGCCTTGCTCGAAGCATGCGACGCGGGCGGGCCAGAAGTTCTACGCGTTTGGACGCCGCGCGAACGGAGTGTTGTCGTCGGCTACGCGCAAAGTGTCGAAAAAGAAGTGCTTGCCGAAAATTGTGACTCCGATAATGTTCCGATTTTGCGGCGCATTACAGGTGGAGGAACCGTTTTACACGGAACCGGAACCCTCTGCTACGCACTTATTTTGCGAACTGCGCGTGAAGAAATTGCTTCGGTAAGCGCGGCCAACTCCTGGATTATGCAGCAGCAGGCAAACGCTGTCGGACACGCTGTAAATCGCCAGGTTGAAGTGCAGGGCTACACCGATTTGGCGCTCCAAGGCCGCAAGTTTTCGGGCAATGCCCAACGCCGCAAAGCGAAGGCGATTCTGTTTCATGGCACATTCCTGCTCGACTTCGATTTGAATCAGCTTGATCGATATCTCCGCTTCCCATCGCGGCAGCCGGAATATCGCGCGCACCGGAACCACGCCGATTTTCTGACTTCGCTTCGCGTCGATTCGCGAACACTGATTGCATCGTTGCGTATTATATGGAACGCTTCTGACGAGTTCACGGAACAAATTCCGCAGAGCCGAGTCGCAGAACTTGTGCGGGAGCGTTACTCGCAACGCGAATGGAATCGGCGTTTGTAAAGAAACGTAAAATTTTGCTGGAATTGCGCCTCGTTTCAAAAGCGGAAGCAACCGCATTTGTAATAAGGCGTCGATTTGCAGTGTTCATGGAAGTACAGTCGAATTCGACCGTACATGTGCAACAAAACCTAACCATTGCTTGTCTTTCCATTGGAATTCGGAGGATTTAGATGAACCAGAATAAATCGGTGCGCGGAACGCGCGCAGCAGTCTTGGGCGTAGGCGCAATCGCGTTGGCCGGAGGCTATGCGCTACGCGGTGTCAACGTCACCGCACAGAATACCGGAACTCCTGTCGTGCAGACTTCTGCCACGCGCGACGCTGTTGCGATTCAGGGCGCTTTTGCTGCCGTCAGCGACGCGATTGAACCCGCAGTTGTCACAATTACTACGACGGGAAATGCCCAGCGCACTCCTGCCGGTGGAACCACACCACGTCGTCCGAATCCGTTTGGCGGCCCCGGCGCACCCGGTGGCGGCGCTCCCGGCGAAGACCCATTTGAAGAATTCTTCCGTCGCTTTCAGCGCGACTTCGGTGTCCAACCAAACTCGGCCACCAAAGAACAGCTACGCCAGCAGTGGCTGCACAAGCTTCAGGCAGATCGCGGCGGCGGCGGCTTGGGTTCGGGCATGATTATTCGCCAAGATGGCGTGATCATTACCAACGCGCACGTTGTTGGCGATTCCGACACCGTCACAGTGCGACTCGGCGACGAGCGTGAATTCAAGAAGGCTAAAGTCCTTGGCCGCGACGAGCGCACCGACATCGCTGTCGTCAAAATCGAAGCGACCAATCTGCCTACCGTAAAGCTGGGCGATTCGAGCGCGGTTCGCGTTGGCGACTGGGCGATTGCCGTTGGCAACCCCTTCGGCCTTGAACATACGGTAACCGTCGGCGTGATTTCGGCGAAAGCGCGTGAAGTCCCGCTCAACCGTCGCAGCCCCGGCGATTACTTGCAGACTGACGCTAGCATTAACCCCGGCAACAGTGGCGGCCCGCTGTGCGACATCGAAGGTCGCGTTATCGGCGTTAACAACGCGATTTACTCGCAGAGCGGCGGCAACGTCGGCATCGGCTTCGCGATTCCGATTAACACCGCCAAAGACATCGCCGAACGCCTGATTAAGAACGGCAAAATCACGCGCGGATATCTCGGCGTTGGCATCGAAGACGTCGATGACGCTGTTATCAACCAATTCGACTTACCACGCGGCACCAAGGGTGTTCTCGTCCGCAGCGTCGATAAGAACACGCCGGGCGAACGCGCCGGTCTGCAAGCGGGCGACGTTGTCCTTTCGTTCAACGGCACCGCCGTTGCGAAATCGACCGAATTGCAGCGCATGGTTGGCAACGCGCCCGTTGGTTCGACAGCTCAGTTGCGCGTCTTGCGCGACGGCCAGACGATTGTTCTCAATGCCCGTCTGGACGAACTGAAGAGCGAAGGTGACACGCCGGAAACAACGCCACAGCGCACCACGCCGGATAACGAAGACACCGGGACCGCCGGCCCGATGGGCTTGAAGCTGCAAAGCCTCACGCCCGCAACGGCCAAGCAGTTCGGCGTCGAAGGTTCGCGCGGCGTTCTGGTGACCGGTGTTGGCGAAAACTCAGCAGCAGCAGCAGCAGGTCTGCAACGCGGCGACGTTATCGAGCGCGTTGGACAGCGCGTCGTGACAACACCGGCGGAAGCCAAAGCTGCTATCGATCGCATTATCAACCGCCAGACCGAGGACACCAAAAGCGTTGCGCTTCTGGTGAATCGCAAAGGCACGCGCAACTACGTTTCGGTGACGCAGCAGTAAACTACGCACCGTAGAGAAGGACACGGCAATCGCCGTGTCCTTTTTCTTTGGTAGGCGCGATTTCGACCGTACTTTTTGCGTTAAAATGGAAGGGCTGTGAAAACGTATTACATTCAAACATTCGGCTGTCAGATGAACGCGCACGATAGCGAGCGCATGGCCGGAATGCTCGACGGTCTGGGGCTGGCGCCAACGCTCGCGCCTGAGGACGCCGACGTGATTCTGATGAACACGTGCGCCGTACGCGAACGCCCCGAACATAAGCTGTATTCGGAGCTGGGCAAGCTGCGGATGCTCAAAGCCGAAAAACCCGATTTGATTATCGGCGTCGCGGGCTGCATGGCGCAGCGCGAAGCCGACACCATTCGCCGCCGCGTGCCCGATGTTGATATTTTGCTTGGCCCGCGTAATTTGCACCAACTGCCGCACCTTCTGCGCGCGACGCAAAGCGGCAACGCCGATGGCCTCGATTTATTCTGCGACCCGACGCCGGTCACGCCGGTTCGCCGCCGCTCGGCGATTTCGGCTTACGTTGATGTGATTTTCGGCTGCAATTTCAACTGCACCTATTGCGCGGTTCCGTCGGCGCGTGGACGCGAAATTTCGCGCCGCCCCTCAGAAATCCTCGATGAAATCCGCGAAATTTCCGATCTGGGCTACCGCGAACTGACGCTTTTGGGCCAAACCGTCAACGCTTACGGCCACGATTTGGGCAAGCTCGACGACGGCACGCGACTCGATTTCGCGTGGCTGCTGGAGCAAATCAACGAAATCAATCCGAAGCTGCGCGTGCGTTTCACTTCGCCGCATCCGATGTATTTCAATCAGCGGCTCGTCGAAACCATCGCGGCGCTGCCTTCGGTATGCGAACATTTGCACATGCCGTTGCAAAGCGGCTCCAACAGCGTCTTGCGACGGATGCAGCGCACTTATACCATCGAGAAATACCGTCGCATCGTCGATGATGTGCGCGAACGGATGCCGAACGTCGCGGTTACAACAGACTTAATCGTTGGCTTTTGCGGCGAAACGGAAGAAGAGTTCAGTGAGACGCTTCATGCCGTGCGTACCATCGGATTCGATCAGGCGTATATGTTTGCGTATTCGCCGCGTCATTCGACAACGGCCTTCGATTGGGCCGACGACGTGCCCGCTGCAACTAAAAGCCGACGTTTGCAAGAACTTCTCGCGCTCATCAACGAAATTGCGCGCGATAAAAACCGCGCTCTGGTTGGCGAAACAATGGAAATTCTGGTCGAAGGCGTGTCCGATAAAGACCCGACTCGTTTGTCAGGCCGCGCGCGAACGAATAAGCTGGTGATGTTCGATGGCGACATCGCGCAAACGCCTGCGGGAAGCCTCGTCGATGTGAAGACACGCGAAGGCAAGTTGTGGGGTTTTATGGGCGATGCTGTCCGCGTCGTTGAAGCCACGCCGCCCTCGCGCGTTTTGATGGAACTGAACGTCTTGTAAAGTACGGTCGAATTCGACCGTACTCCGGGAAGTGTCGATGCGTTTTTCTTTTTTTGCTTTACCCATTTCTTTGCTGTTGTGCGCCGCGCCACTTTGCGCGCAAACCCGCACCATCGTCTCCGATGACGAACTGACGCCAATTGTCTCGCCGAAAATTTCCTATGATGCCCTCAAAAAATCGTATCGCATCGACACGAAGGCGTCGCTCGCTTCTGTGCGCGCCGATGTCGCGGGTAACGCAGGCCGTGTCATCGAAATCATCGGACGCGTTTCGGGCATTATGACAACGTCGAAAGGTCGTACCGTGATTTTCGACAGCGACAGCGGAACTGCCGTTTTCGTGATGTCACTTGAAATTCCCGGAGCAGAACTGGTGTCCGCAGGCCAAACGTTACGCACGCTCTTGCTGGTTTCGTCAGACGACGGCGACGCGTCGTGGAAACCACTTGCTTTTGCCACAGCGACGTACACTCCCTCGAATGTCTCGACGCGGGCCGTCGCCATGGCAGCACCAAGCGCAATTATTAAAGCGCCGGACAAGCCTTATACAGACGACGGCGTTCTCGTCACGCCGCCCGGTTGGGACGCGTCGCTTCCCGAGGCGCCGCCGATGGTAAGCGTCATGCCCACACCGCAAAATAGCAATTCGGCGCGCAATCGTGCTCAAATCGCGCCGATGCCGCTCACGCGTTCCAGCGGCGAAGGGCAGGCGGCAGCTTATGCAGCACTCGCGCGGCGTTTCAATGTGAAGCTTACGGCAGCGCAAAGCAATGAAATCGGAGCTGCGATTATTTCAGCCAGCCGCGCGCACAACCTCGATGCGCGTTTTCTCGCCTCCATTATCGCGGTTGAAAGCGACTTCGACATTTATTGTTTGTCATCGTCGGGCGCGATGGGCT
This genomic window from Abditibacteriaceae bacterium contains:
- the odhB gene encoding 2-oxoglutarate dehydrogenase complex dihydrolipoyllysine-residue succinyltransferase; the encoded protein is MAIELVVPKVGESITEVEIGDWLKKEGDSVAQDESVVVIDTAKATVELPAPSAGVITKVLKQSGEVAMVGEVIGHMETAGAGASAAPSSNAQPSPEWEKTSQTSASDAGITSELSSANAPTGGLENDLTHNQVTSGIQPAGDDAPGDPSVKATGFVMPAAQAAAAQNGVNAEALAGSGPGGRVLKEDVQRAASAPQATTQTPAPKAVQPAPTQALAPTPGTTPLANASGDEDIVPMSLLRRTIATRLVEAQQNAALLTTFNEIDMGAVMKMRSEHQDLFTKRYGVKLGFMSFFVKAAIDALKQTPALNAEIRGKNIVYKNHYDIGVAIGGGKGLVVPVIRGAERLSFAEIEVAIGEYAGRAKNNTLPPEALEGGTFTITNGGIYGSMMSTPIINPPQSGILGMHAIQERVMAVNGQVEIRPMMYVALTYDHRIVDGREAVTFLKRIKDCIENPARMLIEV
- the lpdA gene encoding dihydrolipoyl dehydrogenase codes for the protein MESFDILIIGGGPGGYPAAIRAAQLGKKVACIEKESQLGGTCVRVGCIPSKALLESSERFLAAQHELQTHGVLVDNVRADVPTMQKRKDSIVKSNTAGVEFLFKKNKIKRYLGTATFVSPTRVRIGDEEIEAAKIIIATGSRSAPLRGVEVDGERVVTSTEALSFPEVPKHLVIIGAGYIGLELGSVWRRLGAEVTVLEFLPKILPGMDSDVANEAFKIFKKQGLKFQLGTRVTAARKDGNEAVVEIEGGEPIRADRVLLSVGRIPNTEGLGLEASGVALDERGRIVIDKDFATNVPNIYAIGDVVAGPMLAHKATEEGIACVEKIVTGYGHVNYDTIPGIAYTEPEIAGVGATEDALKERGAKYRKGVFPFSASGRARCIGHTDGFVKVLADEETDRVLGVHIIGPRAGDLIAEAVAAMEFGASSEDIARTCHAHPTLSEALHEAALAVDGRALHI
- a CDS encoding lipoate--protein ligase family protein, which produces MQFLDWTFDSTEENLALEEALLEACDAGGPEVLRVWTPRERSVVVGYAQSVEKEVLAENCDSDNVPILRRITGGGTVLHGTGTLCYALILRTAREEIASVSAANSWIMQQQANAVGHAVNRQVEVQGYTDLALQGRKFSGNAQRRKAKAILFHGTFLLDFDLNQLDRYLRFPSRQPEYRAHRNHADFLTSLRVDSRTLIASLRIIWNASDEFTEQIPQSRVAELVRERYSQREWNRRL
- a CDS encoding Do family serine endopeptidase, whose protein sequence is MNQNKSVRGTRAAVLGVGAIALAGGYALRGVNVTAQNTGTPVVQTSATRDAVAIQGAFAAVSDAIEPAVVTITTTGNAQRTPAGGTTPRRPNPFGGPGAPGGGAPGEDPFEEFFRRFQRDFGVQPNSATKEQLRQQWLHKLQADRGGGGLGSGMIIRQDGVIITNAHVVGDSDTVTVRLGDEREFKKAKVLGRDERTDIAVVKIEATNLPTVKLGDSSAVRVGDWAIAVGNPFGLEHTVTVGVISAKAREVPLNRRSPGDYLQTDASINPGNSGGPLCDIEGRVIGVNNAIYSQSGGNVGIGFAIPINTAKDIAERLIKNGKITRGYLGVGIEDVDDAVINQFDLPRGTKGVLVRSVDKNTPGERAGLQAGDVVLSFNGTAVAKSTELQRMVGNAPVGSTAQLRVLRDGQTIVLNARLDELKSEGDTPETTPQRTTPDNEDTGTAGPMGLKLQSLTPATAKQFGVEGSRGVLVTGVGENSAAAAAGLQRGDVIERVGQRVVTTPAEAKAAIDRIINRQTEDTKSVALLVNRKGTRNYVSVTQQ
- the miaB gene encoding tRNA (N6-isopentenyl adenosine(37)-C2)-methylthiotransferase MiaB gives rise to the protein MKTYYIQTFGCQMNAHDSERMAGMLDGLGLAPTLAPEDADVILMNTCAVRERPEHKLYSELGKLRMLKAEKPDLIIGVAGCMAQREADTIRRRVPDVDILLGPRNLHQLPHLLRATQSGNADGLDLFCDPTPVTPVRRRSAISAYVDVIFGCNFNCTYCAVPSARGREISRRPSEILDEIREISDLGYRELTLLGQTVNAYGHDLGKLDDGTRLDFAWLLEQINEINPKLRVRFTSPHPMYFNQRLVETIAALPSVCEHLHMPLQSGSNSVLRRMQRTYTIEKYRRIVDDVRERMPNVAVTTDLIVGFCGETEEEFSETLHAVRTIGFDQAYMFAYSPRHSTTAFDWADDVPAATKSRRLQELLALINEIARDKNRALVGETMEILVEGVSDKDPTRLSGRARTNKLVMFDGDIAQTPAGSLVDVKTREGKLWGFMGDAVRVVEATPPSRVLMELNVL
- a CDS encoding lytic transglycosylase domain-containing protein, whose amino-acid sequence is MRFSFFALPISLLLCAAPLCAQTRTIVSDDELTPIVSPKISYDALKKSYRIDTKASLASVRADVAGNAGRVIEIIGRVSGIMTTSKGRTVIFDSDSGTAVFVMSLEIPGAELVSAGQTLRTLLLVSSDDGDASWKPLAFATATYTPSNVSTRAVAMAAPSAIIKAPDKPYTDDGVLVTPPGWDASLPEAPPMVSVMPTPQNSNSARNRAQIAPMPLTRSSGEGQAAAYAALARRFNVKLTAAQSNEIGAAIISASRAHNLDARFLASIIAVESDFDIYCLSSSGAMGLGQIMPFNLRPLGISNAWNPTQNIHGSAKMLRQNLNMFGTRSDATLLAVAAYNAGPNAVKRAGNRVPNGSQVQRYVWKVYNQYKAFAPELFAGR